AGCATTATTTGGCGCGGTGGCGGTATTCGTTCCAGGCATAGGCGCACCAGACCACGCCGCAGCCCGCCGCCAGCGGTAGCGCGAATAAAATATGCACCTGCACGGTGCCGGCGACGATGCCCAGCAGGCCGCCCAGCAACTGGATCACGGTGAGGTTGCCGCCGGTGTTGTCCAGCACCATCTTTTCCAACTCGTCGGTGTCCAGTTCCATCACCTGCTGCTCGACCAGCTCGGTGACGTTGAGGTGCTGGACGGCGCTTTCGATGCCGGCGCGCAACCAGGCCTGGCCGGTAGGTGAGTCCACCAGCTTCAGCGCATGGCCCTTGAGCCAGAGGATCGTCTGGATCAATGTTTCTTCGATCTGCGGCCAGTTGTCGGCATTGTTGAAATAGGCGTCGATCTGCTCAATGGTGGCGGGCAGCACGGTCTTGCGCGAGATCTCGCCCAGCCATCCGATCCAGCGATCGAGCTGGGTGTGGATCAGGGTCTGGGTGCTGTCGGCCTCGAGCTCACGCTGGATGCCGTCCACCACCGCGTCGAGGCCCTCCATGATCTGGGCGATGAAACGCGGGTCGTCGGTAAACCGCTGCAGCATGTGCAAGATGGCGTCCTGATCGAAGGACACCAGGTTTTTCAGCCCGCGGCCGATACCGCCCACGGCACGCCGGTCGGCGAGATAGGCCTCCAGCGCCCGGTCCAGCCACGCCGCGATCTGCGGCAGTTGCTGCTGGAGCAGGTTGCGGCCCTGCTGCGCGGCCACACCGCGATTCTCCTGCGCTTCCAGGAAGGCGACCAGTTCGGCGCGTGTTTTCTGCCAATAGCGCTCGATCGTGCCCGGATCGCGTGCGATCCGCTTAAGGGCGTCTTCTGCCAGATCGAAACCGTTGGTGAGCAGCGCCGGGCCGCGGGTGTTGAGGAACTCGATCACCAGCGCGGTGATCTGCCGGCGAACCGCCGGTTCCTGCAGGTTGGCATCCAGCCACTGCGCCAGCCGGGTGGTGGCCAGATCAATCAGCTTGCGGTCACGGATATAGGCGATCACGATATCCGGCGCGAGCAGCCGCCGCTGCACGTTGTGGGCCAGACTGCGCGCGATCTGCGCCTGGTTGCGCGGCACCAGCCCGCGCCAGCCGAGCACCTGCCCGCGCTTGGGCTGGAACAGCATCTTGATCGCCAGATAGTTGGTGAAATAGCCGACCAGCCCGGCGACGGCGATCACGAAGCCGGATTTGAGGTAAAGGTTGCCGCCGAGCCAATGGTCCAGGCTGCCCAGCACGACCGCGACGACAATGAGGCCGTAGCGGAACCAGCGGTCCCATGTGACCAGATTGCCACTCATGTCATTGCCCCCCGCGCTGCATGGCTGCGAAGCCTACAGCAAATTGGCGCGGCGCTGGCTGTTCGATTTCTTGGGCTCGTCGGAGAAATCTGTGGGTGATAGAGCCTCTTCCGAAATTCCCGAACGAGGCTGATTTTCTCACAGTCGATTTCGGCGAAAAAGAGAAGCGCGGGTGTTGCCATTGACAGCACACCCGCTCAATGAATACCGCCCTGCGCGAAGGCCTGACGCAATTCCATCGTCGTTTCCAGCAGGAGCTGGCGCCCTTGGTGGAAGCCGATCTGCCCACGGCCTGCGACGTGGGCACCCAGCGCAACAGCCAGGGCTTCAAGACCACCTGGATCGGCTACAAGCTGCACCTGGACGTGGCCGACGGCCTGATCCCGATTTCAGCGGTGCTCGCCTCGGGCAGCGTCCACGACTCGCAGCGGGCGATCCCGTTGGCGACGATGAGTGCGCAGCGCGTGACCCACCTCTACGACCTGATGGATGCCGCCTGCTGCAGCCCGATTCTGCGCGCGCACAGTCAAGGCATGGGCCATGTGCCGTTGATCGATCACAAGGCGCGCCGTGGCGAGAAGATCGAGTCGGGAACCGGACACCGAATGACAGCCCGTCCGACAGCAAATCGAGAACTGCGACACATCCGCGCGACGCGTCTTGCGATTACATTCGCCCCGGATTTAGTATCGTTCGTGGATCGCGGGCGAGGTCCATCTTACTGAGAACCACTGGGAGAGGTTAGATGAAGAAACTGATGGCTGGCGCTGTCCTGCTTGCTGTGTCCTCGGCAGCTTCTGCGGTCGCCCCCGGCGGCCCGAACTGCGGCTGGGGCAACATGCTGTTCGAAGGCAAGTCAGGCACTGGTGCCCACTTCCTGGCCAGCACGACCAACGGCACTTCGGGCAACAACACCTTCGGCATGACCTCCGGCACCAATGGCTGCTCCGTTTCGGGCACGCTGACTTACGGTGGCAGGGCCATGATCAACGCGATGCTCAACGAGTTCACCGAGGATGTCGCGGTCGGTCAGGGCGATACCCTAACCGCGGTGGCGGTGGCCCTCGGCGTCGAGAAGGAAGACCGCGCCGCGTTCGCACAGGTGACCCACGAGAACTTCGGTGTGCTGTTCCCGAACGAGAACGTGACTGCCGACGAGGTGATCGCGAACCTCGAGACGCTGATGCTTGCGGACGCACGTCTGGCCAAGTACGTCGCCTGATCATCCGACACTGCCGCCAACGCGGCAGCCCGGTTGTCCAATCGGGCCCGGTATCTCAGGATGCCGGGCTTTTTCGTGGCTGTTCCGCAGCAATGCACACCATGCGCGCGTTCGTGTCGTCCCTGCTCAGTCTGCTTGCAATGCTGCCGGCCGCGGCCTGGTCGGCCGATGACGCCTGGGCGCAGGC
This genomic interval from Banduia mediterranea contains the following:
- a CDS encoding DUF445 family protein; the encoded protein is MSGNLVTWDRWFRYGLIVVAVVLGSLDHWLGGNLYLKSGFVIAVAGLVGYFTNYLAIKMLFQPKRGQVLGWRGLVPRNQAQIARSLAHNVQRRLLAPDIVIAYIRDRKLIDLATTRLAQWLDANLQEPAVRRQITALVIEFLNTRGPALLTNGFDLAEDALKRIARDPGTIERYWQKTRAELVAFLEAQENRGVAAQQGRNLLQQQLPQIAAWLDRALEAYLADRRAVGGIGRGLKNLVSFDQDAILHMLQRFTDDPRFIAQIMEGLDAVVDGIQRELEADSTQTLIHTQLDRWIGWLGEISRKTVLPATIEQIDAYFNNADNWPQIEETLIQTILWLKGHALKLVDSPTGQAWLRAGIESAVQHLNVTELVEQQVMELDTDELEKMVLDNTGGNLTVIQLLGGLLGIVAGTVQVHILFALPLAAGCGVVWCAYAWNEYRHRAK
- a CDS encoding DUF3015 domain-containing protein; this translates as MKKLMAGAVLLAVSSAASAVAPGGPNCGWGNMLFEGKSGTGAHFLASTTNGTSGNNTFGMTSGTNGCSVSGTLTYGGRAMINAMLNEFTEDVAVGQGDTLTAVAVALGVEKEDRAAFAQVTHENFGVLFPNENVTADEVIANLETLMLADARLAKYVA